In Pseudomonas sp. HR96, the DNA window GGCCGCGCCGATGCCGCGGGCGGCTCCGGTGACCAGCGCCTTGCGCCCGGCCAGCGGTCGGGCCCAGTCACTGACCTGCTGGGTGCAGGGCCCCAGGTGCAGGACCTGGCCGCTGACGTAGACACTTTTGGGCGACAGCAGAAAACGCAGGAGTCCCTCAAGCTGGTGCTCGGCCCCTGGCTCCACATACACCAGCTGCAGGGTGCCGCCGTTGCGCAACTCCTTGGCCAGCGAGCGACTGAAGCCTTCCAGGGCGCGCTGCGCTACCTGAACCGCCGGCGCCTGGTCGGCGCGCACCGGGCGGCCGAGGATCACAATATGGGCGCTGGCTTGCAGGTGCTTGAGTACGGGAGCGAAAAAGTCGCGCAGCTGGCCCAGCGCCGCCATCTCAACGATTTCGCTGGCATCGAAGACCAGCGCCTTGAGTGGCGTCGGCGCCTGGCCCTGCCAGGTCGGCAGGCTGGTGCCGGCGTTGGCCAGGCTCAAGGGTTGGTCGCTCAGGCGCCCGGCGAATTCGGCGATGCGCCCGCTCAGCGCCCCGCCGCCCAGCAGCAGGGCCCCTTCAATGACCCGTTGTCGGCCTGCCCGCCAGCGTTCCAGGCGCGCCGGAGTCGGCAGCCCGACTGCCCCGGCAAGGCGCCGGCCGATCCCGGAATTGGCGAAGTCGATATAGGGATCGGACATGCAACGCACTCCACTTGATTGGGCTCCCACAATGGACCACACCCGGCAAGCAGTCGTTCGCCGGGCTTTGCCCGGGGTTTGCACTGGCCAGCGCCGCGAATCGGTGGCGCAGACCTGGTTCATCCCCCCGTATCGAGCAGGAGCGCCGGCGGTCAGGGCTTGACGGCGATCATCGAGCGCTGACGGCTGCCGCAGGCGGGGCGTTGACGGCGCTGCGCTGGTCATGGGCATAGCTTTCAGCCATCACCGAGCACACCACGAGCTGCAGCGGATGGTAGATCATGATCGGCAGCAGAATCAGCCCCAGCCCGGGGTTCGCCCCGAAGATCAGCGCCGCCATCGGCGCCCCGGCCGCCAGGGACTTCTTGCTGGCGCAGAACACCGCAGCCACCTTGTCGGCATGATTGAAGTGCAGGGCACGGGCGGTGCGGGTGGTCAGGGTGAGGATCAGCGCGAGCAGGATGGCGGTACCGACGAAGGCGGTGACGATCACCGACAACCCCTGTTTCTGCCACATGCCCGAGACCATGGAGTTGCAGAACGCCGAATACACCAGCAGCAGGATTACCAGCTTGTCCATGATGTTGGTGTAACGCTTGTGCCGGCCGAAGAACTTGCCCAGCAGCGGACGTACCAGCTGGCCAAGCACCAGCGGCAGCAGGAGCATGGCGCAGAGGTCGAGCAGCGTGGAGCCCAGGTCGATGCCGCCGGCGCCGGAGCCGACCACCAGGCTGACCAGCCAGGGGGTGATGAAGATGCCGACCACGCTGGACAGGCTGGCATTGAGGATCGCCGCTGGTACATTGCCGCCGGCGCTGCCAGTCAGGGCCACCGAGGAGGAAATGGTCGAGGGCAGCGCGCAGAGGTAGAAGAAGCCGAGCATCAGCAGCGCCGGCACGTGAGAGCCCAGCAGCTTGTCGCACACCAGCCAGATCAGCGGGAACACCACGAAGGTGAAGCCCTGCACCATCAGATGCAGGCGCCAATTCTTCAGGCCGTGGCTGATCTGCTCGCTGGACAGGTTGACCCCGTGCAGGAAGAACACCAGGAACACGCCGACGTTGATCACGACCTCGGCGTGCATCGGCCCACCGCTGGCGCCGTAGCTGGGCAGGAAATACGCCAGCAGCGTAGCCAGCAGCATGCCGCAGAGGAACCAGTCGGTGACCACGCGCTTGAGGTGTTTTAAAGCGTGCATGAGAAGCACCCGCGAAAAGATTTGTCATGATTGAGGCCACAGCCTAACGTAGACCGTCTCCTGCCGTCTCGCGATACAAGGCCAACATATGCCGACTAACGGACAACATCAGCTGCAGCGGCAGATCCCCGAGCTGTCGAGCCTGCCGCGCGCGCTCTACGCCCGCGCCGAAAGCCTCAGCGCCGGCAGTTGGACGCCACCGCATCAACATGCCTGGGTACAGTTTTCCTATGCCATCAGCGGGGTGCTCGGCGTACACACCGCCGAAGGCAGTTTCTTCGCACCGCCGCAGTGGGGCGTGTGGATACCGGCAGGGGTCGAGCACGAAGTGGTGACTTCGACCCGCGCGGAAATGCGCAGCCTTTATGTGCATTGCGAGGCCGTGCAATGGGCCCCGCCGCGCTGCCGGGTGCTGGAGGTGACGCCGCTGGCGCGTGAGCTGATCAAGAGTTTTTGCCAGCTGCCAGTGGAGTACCCGCAAGGCGACTGCGCCGAAGCGCGCCTGGTGCAGGTGCTGCTGGATCAACTGGGGCAGCTGCCGGAGGTAGCATTCTCCCTGCCCTTGCCGCGCCATCCGCGTCTGCTGGCACTGTGCGGCGAACTTGTCGAGCGCCCCGACTCTGCCGCGACCCTCGCCGACTGGGCTTTACGCCTGGCCACCTCGGAGAAGACCCTGATGCGCCTGTTCCAGCGCGAGACTGGCTTGAGCTTTCGCAGTTGGCGCCAGCGCATGCGCCTGCTGTCGGCGCTGGGCGCCCTGGAGCATGGCCAGAGCGTCACGGCCACGGCGCTCGGCTGCGGCTATGACTCGACGTCGGCCTTCATCGCCGCGTTCAAGACACTGTTCGGCGCAACGCCGGGGGATCTTTTCAGGCGTGAGGGTCATGTCCTACAAGGTTGATCGATCTTTGTAGGACGCGCTGGAGGCGCTGTCTTATTCAACCCAGTCGTGTGCATCCGTAGCGTGAACTGGCTTTACGCCAATTCATTGCATGGGGCAATAAATGACTGATTACAAAAGTAAAAGAATCAATGGGCTGAATCGCTGCCGGCTCGCGCTGGCTGTCGGCCTGGCAGGGTGCATGGTGGCGCCGGCAATGGCAAAGACGCTGCTGCCGGGCGAGGTGGCCAGCGTGTGGGCGGGTGAGCCGGCGCAGGACTGGTTTCTTATGTCAGATGCGCAACTGACCCTCGAAACAGGCGCCAGCAGCCACGATATTTTCGCCATGGGCGGTTCCCGGGTGATCGTCAAGAGCGCGGATGTGCAATCGCAAAGCCCGCGCGCGGCGCTCAGCCTGGTCAACAGCACGGCACTTGTCACCGACTCGCGTATCGTCAGCGACACTCTTGGCCTGTCGGTATCCCGCAACTGGAGCGATGGCGACGATATGGCTAGTGCCATATTGGTCAATAGCACCGTGCAGGGTGGCCGGGCAGGAATGTCCATGGATTCCAGTCAAGTGCTCGCGTACGGCTCCAGGATCGAGGGAGGGGCAGTCGGCGTCGAAATGGCCGATGGGCGCCTGACCCTGGCCGACGGCACGCGTGTGAGCGGCGATACCGGCGTGGAGATGAAAGCGGCCTGGTTCTTCGGTGACAGCATCGGTAACCACCTGGTGCTCAACAGCGCCCACGTCGAGGGCCGCAGTGGCAGCGCAATCGTGGTCAAGGCCGATAATCTCGGCGAGCCCACCGAGGCCAACATCATTCTGCGCAATGGCTCGACCCTGACCGCCAGCAATGGCGTGCTGGTGGACGTCGAAGCCGGAGCCGATGTCGGGCTCGAGGTTTCTGCCAGTCATCTGACCGGGGAGCTGATCAATCTCAACCGCCTCGCCCTGAGTGACAACGCCAGTTGGACCATGACCCGCGATGCCGCGGTCGGCGCGCTGACGATGGACCGCGGTACGGTGAATCTGGGTGGCGGCGATGGCGACTTTCGCCAACTGACCCTGGACCGCCTGGAAGGCAATGGCCAGTTCAACATGGGCGTCGACCTGGCGGCACTGCAGGGCGACCTGCTCAAGGTCAACGGCACGGCCAACGGCGATTTCCGTCTGAAGATCGCCAACACCGGTCGTGAGCCCGAGGCGGGCGCGAGCGGGCTGACAGTGGTGCAGACCGGCGGCGGCACTGGCCATTTCGACGTGGTCGGCGGTCAGGTCGACGCCGGTGCCTTCGCTTATGTGCTGCAACGCGAGGGCGATGACTGGGCGCTGGTGCAGAAGGTCGACCGCCAGGGCCGCCGCGCCTTGTCGGCGTCCTCGCAGTCGGTGTTGGGTCTGTACAACGCCGCGCCGGTGGTCTGGAGCGGCGAGCTGACCGGCCTGCGCAGCCGCTTCGACGAACTGCGGCGTACCCCGGCCGCCACCGGTTTGTGGTTGCGCGCGCAAGGCGCCAAGTACGAAGTCGGCCACACCGATCTGCGCACCTATGACATGCGCCAGAGCGGCTTCACCCTGGGCTCGGACCTGGCGTTGAGCCAGGAGCTGACCGTCGGCCTGCTGGCCGGCAGCAGCAAGGCCGACCTGGACTTCTCCCGCGGCACCCGTGGCAGCATCGACAGCGTGTTCGTCGGTGCCTACGCCGGCTGGACCGAGGCCAGCGGCCTGTACGTCGATGCGCTGGTCAAGGCCAACCGGTTCAGCAACCGCGCCGACGTGCTGATGAGCGACGGGGTCAAGGCCCGTGGCAAATACAACGACTTCGGCCTCGGCGGCTCGCTGGAATTGGGCAAGCGCCTGACCCTGGGCGAGGGCTGGTACCTCAAGCCGTACGCCCAGCTGACAGCGCTGTCGGTGCAGGGCCAGGGCTACCGGCTGGACAATGGCCTGACCGCCGACAGCAACGCGGCGCGCTCGCTCAACGGCCGCCTGGGCAGCCAGTTCGGCCGCACCCTGGCCATGGCTGGCGGCGGTACCTTGCAGCCGTACCTGAAGCTGGCCGCAGCGCGTGAGTTCGCCGATGGCAACCAGGCACGGATCAATGGCCAGACCTTCGATAACAGCCTCAAGGGCAACAGCATCGAACTGGGGACGGGCTTCACCGCGCAGCTGAGCGAGGCCTGGCAGATGAACGCCGAGTTCGATTACGCCACCGGCCATCGGGTCGACCAGCCCTATGGCGTGAGTGCGGGGTTGCGTTACGCGTTCTGATTGCCCAGCCAGCTTCTGCGGCCCGCCTTTTCGGCGGGCCGTTTTATTTCCTACAAGGTCACGGCCGCCTTCCCACCCGCCGGGTCAGGCTCCTCCCATTCAGCCCGTCGGGCCGCTCCCTTAGCGTGAGTTCGCGAGTCCCAACTCTCTGCATGGAGCACCACATGAGCCATCCACATCATCACAAAACCTTCCTGCCTTCGCGCCTGGCCTTGGCCGTCGCCCTGTGCGGCAGCCTGTGCGCGCCGGCGCTGGCGGCAACCCTGGAGCCTGGGGAATCGGCCATCGTCCAGCCGGGCGATCCCACTCAAGCCTGGTTCCTGCGCTCGCAGGCCGAGCTGACCCTGATGCCAGGAGCGACCAGTCATCAGATCCACGGCGTCAGCAATTCCAGGGTCACCCTGGATGGCGCCGAGGTCGAGGCGCAGGGTCGCAACGAGGCCCTGAGCCTGCTCAACAGCCAGGCAGACATTCGCGACTCCTGGCTGGCTTCCGACACGGTCGGGTTGCGCCTCGCCAGCTCGACGCTGGTGGCTGGCGACGCTTCCAGCGCGGTGGTCGACAACAGCATCATCGTCGCCGGCAAGACAGCTGCCGAGCTGGAGTCAGCCAGCCTCCATGCATTCGACAGCATCTTCTGGAGTGAAGACGATTTCGGCTACGGCATCACCATGGCCGACGGCCAATTGCATCTGGGACGGGGCAGCGAAGTCAGCGGGGCGACTGGCATCCTTCTGCAATCGGCTTATCTTTTCACCGAGTCGCAAGGTAACCACCTGGTCATCGACGGCGGCAGTTCGGTCGAAGGCCGTGACGGCAGCGCCATCGTGGTCAAGGCCGGTAATGTCGGCCTGCCGACCGAGGCCAGTATCGTGGTCAGCAACGGCTCCACGCTCAAGGCCAGCAATGGCGTGCTGGTCGACGTGGAGCGCGGTGCGCAGGTGGACATGACCATCGCCAATAGCCATCTGACCGGGCAGCTGCGCGGCCTGACTGCGCTGAGCCTCGTCGACCAGGCCAGCTGGACCCTGACCCAGGACGCCGAGGTCGGCAGCCTGGCGCTGGAGCGCAGCACCGTCGACCTCGGCGGTTCGGCCGGTGATTTCCGTCAGCTGACGCTGGACAGCCTGAGCGGCAGCGGCCAGTTCAACATGGGCGTCGACCTGGCGGCACTGCAGGGCGACCTGCTCAAGGTCAACGGCACGGCCAATGGCGATTTCCGTCTGAAGATCGCCAACACCGGTCGTGAGCCCGAGGCGGGCGCGAGCGGCCTGACAGTGGTGCAGACCGGCGGCGGCACTGGCCATTTCGACGTGGTCGGCGGTCAGGTCGACGCCGGTGCCTTCGCTTATGTGCTGCAACGCGAGGGCGATGACTGGGCGCTGGTGCAGAAGGTCGACCGCCAAGGCCGCCGCGCCTTGTCGGCGTCCTCGCAGTCGGTGTTGGGTCTGTACAACGCCGCGCCGGTGGTCTGGAGTGGCGAGCTGACCGGCCTGCGCAGCCGCTTCGACGAACTGCGGCGTACCCCGGCCGCCACCGGTTTGTGGTTGCGCGCGCAGGGCGCCAAGTACGAAGTCGGCCACACCGATCTGCGCACCTATGACATGCGCCAGAGCGGCTTCACCCTGGGCTCGGACCTGGCGTTGAGCCAGGAGCTGACCGTCGGCCTGCTGGCCGGCAGCAGCAAGGCCGACCTGGACTTCTCCCGCGGCACCCGTGGCAGCATCGACAGCGTGTTCGTCGGTGCCTACGCCGGCTGGACCGAGGCCACCGGCCTGTACGTCGATGCGCTGGTCAAGGCCAACCGGTTCAGCAACCGCGCCGACGTGCTGATGAGCGATGGGGTCAAGGCCCGTGGCAAATACAACGACTTCGGCCTCGGCGGCTCGCTGGAATTGGGCAAGCGCCTGACCCTGGGCGAGGGCTGGTACCTCAAGCCGTACGCCCAGTTGACAGCGCTGTCGGTGCAGGGCCAGGGCTACCGGCTGGACAATGGCCTGACCGCCGACAGCAACGCGGCGCGCTCGCTCAGCGGCCGCCTGGGCAGCCAGTTCGGCCGCACCCTGGCCATGGCCGGCGGCGGTACCTTGCAGCCGTACCTGAAGCTGGCCGCAGCGCGTGAGTTCGCCGATGGCAACCAGGCACGTATCAACGGCCAGACCTTCGATAACAGTCTCAAGGGCAACAGCATCGAGCTGGGGACGGGCTTCACCGCGCAGCTGAGCGAGGCCTGGCAGATGAACGCCGAATTCGATTACGCCACCGGCCATCGGGTCGACCAGCCCTATGGCGTGAGTGCGGGGCTGCGCTACGCTTTTTGACCATTGCCTGACGCCAGCAGCCCGCCTTTATTGGCGGGCTGTTTGCATCTGTCTATCGTCAATGGTCGGCAAGCGCCTCTCGCTGTGAGAGGATGCCACCTGAACTCGCGTGTCTGGCCACGAAGGACCCAGAATAAAAGCTGATGAAGACTCCAAAACGCATTGAACCGCTGATCGAGGACGGTCTGGTGGACGAGGTGCTGCGACCACTCATGAGTGGCAAAGAGGCAGCTGTCTATGTGGTGCGTTGCGGCAACGAGCTGCGCTGCGCCAAGGTCTACAAGGAGGCCAACAAACGAAGTTTCCGCCAGGCGGCCGAATATCAGGAAGGCCGCAAGGTTCGCAACAGCCGGCAGGCCCGGGCCATGGCCAAGGGCTCCAAGTTTGGCCGCAAGGAAGCCGAGGAGGCTTGGCAGAACGCCGAGGTGGCTGCCTTGTTCCGCCTGGCCGGTGCCGGTGTG includes these proteins:
- a CDS encoding helix-turn-helix transcriptional regulator, with the translated sequence MPTNGQHQLQRQIPELSSLPRALYARAESLSAGSWTPPHQHAWVQFSYAISGVLGVHTAEGSFFAPPQWGVWIPAGVEHEVVTSTRAEMRSLYVHCEAVQWAPPRCRVLEVTPLARELIKSFCQLPVEYPQGDCAEARLVQVLLDQLGQLPEVAFSLPLPRHPRLLALCGELVERPDSAATLADWALRLATSEKTLMRLFQRETGLSFRSWRQRMRLLSALGALEHGQSVTATALGCGYDSTSAFIAAFKTLFGATPGDLFRREGHVLQG
- a CDS encoding autotransporter outer membrane beta-barrel domain-containing protein, whose protein sequence is MSHPHHHKTFLPSRLALAVALCGSLCAPALAATLEPGESAIVQPGDPTQAWFLRSQAELTLMPGATSHQIHGVSNSRVTLDGAEVEAQGRNEALSLLNSQADIRDSWLASDTVGLRLASSTLVAGDASSAVVDNSIIVAGKTAAELESASLHAFDSIFWSEDDFGYGITMADGQLHLGRGSEVSGATGILLQSAYLFTESQGNHLVIDGGSSVEGRDGSAIVVKAGNVGLPTEASIVVSNGSTLKASNGVLVDVERGAQVDMTIANSHLTGQLRGLTALSLVDQASWTLTQDAEVGSLALERSTVDLGGSAGDFRQLTLDSLSGSGQFNMGVDLAALQGDLLKVNGTANGDFRLKIANTGREPEAGASGLTVVQTGGGTGHFDVVGGQVDAGAFAYVLQREGDDWALVQKVDRQGRRALSASSQSVLGLYNAAPVVWSGELTGLRSRFDELRRTPAATGLWLRAQGAKYEVGHTDLRTYDMRQSGFTLGSDLALSQELTVGLLAGSSKADLDFSRGTRGSIDSVFVGAYAGWTEATGLYVDALVKANRFSNRADVLMSDGVKARGKYNDFGLGGSLELGKRLTLGEGWYLKPYAQLTALSVQGQGYRLDNGLTADSNAARSLSGRLGSQFGRTLAMAGGGTLQPYLKLAAAREFADGNQARINGQTFDNSLKGNSIELGTGFTAQLSEAWQMNAEFDYATGHRVDQPYGVSAGLRYAF
- a CDS encoding autotransporter outer membrane beta-barrel domain-containing protein, giving the protein MAKTLLPGEVASVWAGEPAQDWFLMSDAQLTLETGASSHDIFAMGGSRVIVKSADVQSQSPRAALSLVNSTALVTDSRIVSDTLGLSVSRNWSDGDDMASAILVNSTVQGGRAGMSMDSSQVLAYGSRIEGGAVGVEMADGRLTLADGTRVSGDTGVEMKAAWFFGDSIGNHLVLNSAHVEGRSGSAIVVKADNLGEPTEANIILRNGSTLTASNGVLVDVEAGADVGLEVSASHLTGELINLNRLALSDNASWTMTRDAAVGALTMDRGTVNLGGGDGDFRQLTLDRLEGNGQFNMGVDLAALQGDLLKVNGTANGDFRLKIANTGREPEAGASGLTVVQTGGGTGHFDVVGGQVDAGAFAYVLQREGDDWALVQKVDRQGRRALSASSQSVLGLYNAAPVVWSGELTGLRSRFDELRRTPAATGLWLRAQGAKYEVGHTDLRTYDMRQSGFTLGSDLALSQELTVGLLAGSSKADLDFSRGTRGSIDSVFVGAYAGWTEASGLYVDALVKANRFSNRADVLMSDGVKARGKYNDFGLGGSLELGKRLTLGEGWYLKPYAQLTALSVQGQGYRLDNGLTADSNAARSLNGRLGSQFGRTLAMAGGGTLQPYLKLAAAREFADGNQARINGQTFDNSLKGNSIELGTGFTAQLSEAWQMNAEFDYATGHRVDQPYGVSAGLRYAF
- a CDS encoding bile acid:sodium symporter family protein; translated protein: MHALKHLKRVVTDWFLCGMLLATLLAYFLPSYGASGGPMHAEVVINVGVFLVFFLHGVNLSSEQISHGLKNWRLHLMVQGFTFVVFPLIWLVCDKLLGSHVPALLMLGFFYLCALPSTISSSVALTGSAGGNVPAAILNASLSSVVGIFITPWLVSLVVGSGAGGIDLGSTLLDLCAMLLLPLVLGQLVRPLLGKFFGRHKRYTNIMDKLVILLLVYSAFCNSMVSGMWQKQGLSVIVTAFVGTAILLALILTLTTRTARALHFNHADKVAAVFCASKKSLAAGAPMAALIFGANPGLGLILLPIMIYHPLQLVVCSVMAESYAHDQRSAVNAPPAAAVSAR
- a CDS encoding 3-oxoacyl-ACP reductase; the encoded protein is MSDPYIDFANSGIGRRLAGAVGLPTPARLERWRAGRQRVIEGALLLGGGALSGRIAEFAGRLSDQPLSLANAGTSLPTWQGQAPTPLKALVFDASEIVEMAALGQLRDFFAPVLKHLQASAHIVILGRPVRADQAPAVQVAQRALEGFSRSLAKELRNGGTLQLVYVEPGAEHQLEGLLRFLLSPKSVYVSGQVLHLGPCTQQVSDWARPLAGRKALVTGAARGIGAAIAETLARDGAEVYLLDVPAAQTELAALAARLNGHTLDLDICAADAGAGLIAALPGGIDIVVHNAGITRDQSLVNMSQEQWDSVLAVNLQAPARLTESLFDSGTLHDHGRVILLSSTSAIAGNRGQSNYAASKAGLIGLAQAWAPRMAERGASINAVAPGFIETQMTAQMPFALREAGRRLSSLGQGGLPQDVAETVAWLAQPGSGAINGQVLRVCGQSLLGA